In Phycisphaerae bacterium RAS2, the DNA window CCACCCTGCCCGCGAACGCGCCGTCCGCGACGCCCTGGAAAAAATCGCCCGGCTTGATCTCGTCCTCGAACGCCCGATCTCGATTCGCATCCTCGATGATCTGACAGCGTAATACGCAATCGGAGAGCGGATACCGCCGGAAAGCCGATCCGCTCGCGTCAGCATGCGTCGAGCGCAGTCATGTTCCGGATCGTTGCTGGCTCAAGGAGTCCACTCAAACGGGAAGCTTCTCCCGGCGCTCCCTGACGGTCGCGGCTCGGATAGACCCCGCAAACCGGCGACAGCGATTCTTCCTACTTAATTCTACATTCAGCATTATTTCACAATTCGCAATTCGCTCTTCGCTATTCGCAATTCATTACTCCCCACACCGCCGCCGCCGCGACCGCCGCCGTCTCCACGCGCAGGATCGTCCCGCCCAGCGACACCGCTAGCGCGCCCGACCGCTTCAGCAGCGCGACTTCGTCCGGCGAGAATCCGCCTTCGGGCCCGACCCAGATCGACGCACTCCGCGACGCCGCATCGCCCGCCGCGCACTCGTCAATCGCTTGCGCCAACGTTCGAGTCGCTCCGGGCGAGCCAAACCACGCCGGCCCTCCGCTCGCGAACGCCTCCAGCGCCGCCAACAGCGCCATCGGCTCGCGGATCGTCATGCTTCGCGATTGCCCGCTCTGCTTGGCTGCCTCGTCCGCCTTGCGCCGCCATCGCGCCAACTTGCCCGCGCCGGGTGAGACCTGACCTCGATCACAAAGCAGCGGGACCACTTGCGCGACGCCCAACTCCGCGCACTTCTCCACCAGCCAGTCCGCCCGCTCGCCCTTGGGAATTGCCGTCGCGATGATTAATACGCGCGTCGATGATTCGGCCTCGCGATGCAGCACCTCCGCAACAAGCGATTCACCGCTCACGCCCGTGATCCGCGCCGTCGCCCGAAGACCCCGGCCGTCAAACAAGGTGATCTCATCGCCAACCGACAGCCGCAGCACATGCAGCGCGTGATGCGCCTCGTCGCCTCGAAGCGTCAACCGATCGCCGCTCAAGTCGTCCGCTTTGAATGCGCGCCGTCGCATGCCGACATGTTCCTGCCATGGGCACGCCTTCACAAGCGCGCCCCCGACGAGATACTCGCTTCAAGCGCCCTTCGGCGAACGGCCGATAAATGAGCACGCGAGCCGAGTATTCCGCGCGCCGAGATTCGCACCATGCCCGAGCCAAACCCGACGCCGCCACCCGACGACCTGCCGATCCTGGTAGGTCCTGCGGACGTCGATCAACTTCTTGAAACGGCCGAAGCGCTCGCAGACGAAATCGCCGCAGCCGTCGGTCTGGCCGGCTCGCGCTCACAAAAGACGGAGACAATCGCCCCTCCGGCGCCCGCCCCGGTGTCGACTACCCCGGTTGAAGGGCACACGATCATTGAAGAAGCGCCGCAGGCGCCGGTCGAAAGAGAGCGCGCGGAAAAGATCCCAGACCCGGCGCCAATCGAGCCAATCGCTCCTGCCGAGGCCATAGCAGCGCAGCCCGTTACACCATTACCTGAAGTTGATTCGCCACCGCCGTCTCCTGCGGATGTGCCACAGCCGGTCGAATCGCCGATTGCAGCCGATTCTCCACCGCAGGCCATCGCGGAATCGATTGAACCGCAACCCGAACAAGTCGCGGTGGAGCCACCCACGCCGGCTGTGCAGCCCGAAGCTGCGCCGCCCGTACCTTCCGCAGAAGACGTTGTCGCAGGCGATGCGCCGCCGAAGGCGTCGATCATCCGCCGAATCCTCCAGCGGTTCATGCGCGGAGTGCGCGCCGTTGCCCTCGCGCCGATTCTCGCGCTCGCCGCGCTCGCCTGGCTCATCGACCGCCCGTTTGCGAAGACCTCCGCGCGGGCGAAGAACTACGTCGGCGCGATCGCGCTCGCCACGGCGATCACCGCCGCGCTCTCCTTCATCCTGCCCGATTTGTTGAAAGACGATCCCTTCGCCGGGGAGTCGGCCTCGAGCGAGTCAGCGCCCCCCTGATTGCAGCGGCGCAACGGCCGCGCAAACGCAATTCGCGCAGGGAGCCAACTTCGCGACACGCTTATTAATACAAAACGAAAGAAATGGTCTGCCGTTTGGCGGGGAGCGACGCGGTGCGTCGGCAACTCGTGATGGTTACATCCCGTACGTCGTCGGCTCGAAATCGCGGTCAGCCAGGCCCGTGTGCAGCCGGATGTTGCGATACTCGTACTTGCCGAGCAGGTTCTCCGGCCGCCGATCGGTGTGCGAATAGCAATACACCGCGACCGGCACGCGCAGCTCTTTGTCGATCATGATCTCCGCGACGCGATCGGGATAAACGCCGTTTTCGGCCTTGTACGGCAGCGTGCGGCGCACCACCCAGACCGGGCGGCCGTCAAAATGGCTCTCGCCGAGAAACTCCAGCTTCAACTCACCGCGATCGCGCGCGATCTCGCAATAGCGGATCAACAGGTCCATCGCCCGCTTGAAGCCGAACTCATCGAGGAACCGCCGCGAGGACTTTTTCGCCATCCGTCCGCGGATCGGCTGCTTCACACTCTTGACGAAGAGCTGCGCGATCTTGCCGGGCTGCGCCACGGCCTGCTCGCGCTCCTCGACGTTGTCGGCGTCTTCGTCGATCCAGCGGCCCTTCACATAAATCACGCGCTCGGCAAGACCCGGATTGCGCAGCCAGTGCATCATGACGCTGTACGGCTCGGCGCGAAACTTGACGTCGATCTCCTGCTCCTCACTCATGCCCGAGGGGAGCAACTCCTGCTTGACCATCACGCATTGATAGTCGCGCACATCGCGCTCGTGCCGCGCCCGCGCCTGGATCAGCGCCGCCAGCGGGTCATTGCGAATCAGCTTCTCAAAGGGATCCACTTCCGTCCGCTCGGCGGCCAGAACAACCGGCGAGTGCTGCCGCACGACGACTTCGTTCACATCGCTCCGCTGAAACTCCGCGTACAACATGCCGGCCAACGCCAGACCAAACACAAAGGTCAGCTTCAAATTCGGCGACGGCCGTGATTCAGCGGGCATAGACGATTCCTTGGCTAGCAGGCCGTGCCGGGTCTCAACAACAAGGGCACGACCACCGATGCGGCCGCGGGCGCAAACTCACCCGCACGACCTGCACTAACTATTCATCGGTGCGGACGTTGCGTAGCCTTAGTCCCTTTCTCATACCAGCCGCGCAGTGGTTGGTGCATCGTTATGTGCAATCAACACTTACGCGACATATTGGAGCGGACCCCGCGCCATGGCAGGAGAGTCGATACTCGGAGGACGAGCAACGGCTCCGCCGCTTCAACACCATTCAAATCTTAACTCCCGAAAACACCTCGGTCAAACGCCCCACACAAACAATTGGGCCGGGCGACAATCCTTATAACTCAATTTCACACATAGGGTTGCGGCGACTCGTTACCCAGTCCCGGGCCATCACCGGTACAGCCCTGTTGCATCGATATAGGACCGCACCGGTTCCGGCACAAGATTGCGGATCGACTTCCCCGTCCGCACCCGGTCTCGAATCTCTGTCGCGCTGATACCAATCGCGGGAGTAATCACACAATCCCGCAACAATTTCACAGCCGATTCCTCGCCTGCCCACTTCGCCAACTCGGCCTTCGGCGGCGGCGACCACCCGGGGCGAACCACCGTCACGATTCGCGCCTGTTGCACCAGCTCGGCTGCGCGGTGCCAGGTGTGCAACTCGGGTAACGTGTCCGCGCCGATCAGCCAGCACAGCTCGCGGGCCCCATGGGTCCCCAGCCGCTGAATCTCGGCAATCGTATCAATCGTGTAGCTCGGGCCGCTTCGATGGAACTCTACGTCGCAGACTTCAAAAAGTTCGTCGCCGTCCACCGCACGACGCGCCATTTCCAACCGATGCGCGCCATCCGTCATCGGCGCTCCGCGTTTGTGCGGCGGAACGGCCGACGGGATCAAGACAACGCGCTCAAGGCCCAGTTGCTCCGCGCATGACCGCGCGGAAATCAAATGACCGAAGTGGATCGGATCGAAACTGCCGCCCAGCAATCCCACGCCGGCCATGCTCGATCCCTTGACACGACGCCCGATGCGAATGAACCCCTCCAGGCAAACCCGCCATGCACTACTCTTTTGGCTTCGTCGCGCCGGCCCCCGAGCAGTCCACGTCGATGGACAGGCCCGACACTTCGATGGACGCCGACACCGACTGACCCTTGCCCCCGGTCACATCGCTGCGGCCGACCAGCACTAGGTAATACCCGCGGTCCGGCTCCAGTGTGACATCAAACGCCACGTCGTGCGCACGCGAGGATCGGCTCCCGCCCGTGGTCGCCGTGTCAGAGAGCAGGTTCTCGTCTCGCAGCACCGCACCGAACGAATCCTTCACCACAAATCGCAGTTGATTCGCAGCCGATGCCGGCAAGGCGTCCGCGTTCGATTCCGAGCCGCCCGAATCTCCGCCTGATCCGGACGACGCGGCCGTCGCGCCCGACACCTGCCCCGACTCGGTGACTTTCAGACGCAGCTTGACCAAAGCCGCGACCCGCCGACTCGTCGCGTTGTCAAACGTGTAACCCAGTTGAAACTCGCCCCAGGCGCTGCCGTCGGTCTTTGATTCGGCTCGGCACACCGCGCCGTCCGTGCCGACTTGCCCCGACGCACCCTGCCCGCCGCCAACCTGGCCCGATGGAAACGATCGAAAGTTGAACGCCTCCTTCGAGGGAATTGAAATCGCGCCGCCCGAAAGCACCGGCTCACCCAGGTCCGGCCGCTCACTCGCCGGGCGTCGAAAGTCCATGTTCATCTGCCCGCCGCCGCCGCAACCGGCCACGGAGAACAGAATAATCCCGGTCCACGCAAGACCTCCCCGGGTGAACCCCTTTGCCGTGCATCGAATGTCCATGCACACAACTTACGACCCTGCCGTCGGCCTGTAAAGTCGGGCCAAATACTCGCAATAAGAACGGGTGGACCCTCGTTAAGGCGCTACGATTAGGCGATCGGTCGCGGGGGGTCATACAACAGTCTTGACCCTTGGTCCGCTCCGGCACGCCGACCCTTCCCTGAATGGAGGCGCTTCTGATGGCCGCTTCGCGCAACGCGCCGCGTCAATTCCATCCGATTCACGTCCTTCTCTGCCTGGTCGCTTCTGCTGCCTGGCTCGCCGCGCTGCCGAGTCGTGCGGCCGATTGTTCCGTCACGACCGTGAATCGGACGCCACTCAACGATCTAGGCGCCGGGCTTTACCTCGGCCAATTCCAGGGCGGTCTCTATCCCAACGGCATGAATGCCCTGCCGACGGCGCACGGCGATCTCGGCGCCGCGCGCGCTGCCGGCATTCGCCCGCTCAATCTGGTGGGGCAACCCAGCCCATCCGGCCGAGTCGTACTTGTCTCCGTAGGAATGTCCAACACGTCGCAGGAATTCACGCGCTTCATTCCATTGGCGAACGGAAGTCCAGATGTCAACCACACGACACTCGCCATCGTCAATGGCGCTCAGGGCGGGCAGGACGCGGCGGATTGGGAACAACCGACGATGGCCACGTATGACACCCTTCAGGCGCGCCTTCAGCAGGCCGGATTGAGCGAGGCCCAGGTGCAGGCCGTCTGGCTGAAGCAGGCCAACGCCGGCCCGGCCAGTGCCTTGCCGGCGGCCAATTCCGACGCCTACTCCCTCCTGACGAAACTGGGAAACATCGTTCGAGCCATTCGAGTGCGCTACCCGAATATTCGCGTTGTGTTCCTGTCGAGCCGGATCTATGCAGGGTACGCGTCGACGACGCTCAACCCCGAACCCTATTCCTATGAGTACGGCTTCTCGGTGAAGTGGTTGATTGAGGCGCAGGCAACTCAAATGGCGGGCGGGGGGATCGACCCGCGCGCCGGCGACCTGGATGCGAACTCCGCCGCGCCGTGGCTTGCGTGGGGGCCCTACCTCTGGGCCGACGGCCTGACGCCTCGAAGCGACGGTCTCATCTGGCAGTGCAGCGACCTGAATGCCGACGGTACCCACCCCAGTACGGTCGGCGCAGACAAAGTTGCCGGACGATTGCTGAACCACCTGCTCGCGTCGCCGTTCTCGCGCGGCTGGTTCGGAATCGTCGGGCTTGCTGACATCGACCGCGACGGCGACGCCGACAGCATGGACGACAGCCACTTCGTTTCCATCCTGTTGAGCGGAAACCCCACCCCCGACCAACTCGCAGCCTGCGACCTGAACGGCGACGGCCGAGCCGATGGCGCGGACCTTCGTCATTTCCTCCGTGCACGCGTTAACCCCTGACCGGGCCGCACGTAATCTTCCTTGTGCCTCGCGTGCTTGCCCCTTCGGGCCGTTCCTCGGACAATACCGCAATCCCCTTGGCATGCTGTCGCCCGACTCGATGCCACGGGGTATTTGCTTTTGAGCCGCCCGGCAAACCGGCGGGCCGCTTCGGGCGTATCAGGACGACGAACATGAACCCAGGCAAACACGGCATCGATCAACACGGCCTAGCCCCGACGCGGGCCGTCAATTGGAATCTATCGGTCCCCGAGCTGGTCGAGCGGGCACTGGTCCGCGGCGAAGGGCAACTCAACGACACGGGCGCCCTGTGCTGCCTCACCGGCAAGCGCACCGGCCGCTCGCCCAACGACAAGTTCATTGTTCAGGACGACCACACCGCCAAGACGGTGGACTGGGGCAAGGTCAATCGACCGATCACCCCGGAGGTTTTCGAGAAGCTGCTCAAGAAGACCATCGCCCACCTGAACGATCAGGAATTGTTCGTCACCGACGCCTGGGCCGGCGCCGACGAACAGTACGGCATGCCGATTCGCCTCGTCGGCACGAAAGCGTGGCACTCGCTGTTTGCGCGGCAACTCTTCCGTCGCTCGACGCAGAAGCAGATGGAGAGCGCCAAACCGGAGTACGTGATTCTCTCCGCGCCCGACCTGCACGCCGACCCAGGCAAGGACGGCACGAACAGTGAAGCCTTCATCTGTGCCGATTTCACCCGCAGGATCATTCTCGTCGCCGGGACGCATTACGCCGGCGAAAACAAGAAATCCATCTTCACCGTGCTCAATCACACGTTGCCCGATCGCGGCGTCTTCCCGATGCACTGCTCGGCCAACGTCGGACCCAACGGCGATGTCGCTCTGTTCTTCGGACTGTCCGGCACCGGCAAGACCACCCTTAGCGCCGACCCGCAGCGACGCCTCATCGGCGATGACGAGCACGGCTGGTCGGACCGCGGCGTGTTCAACTTCGAAGGCGGCTGCTACGCCAAGTGCATCCGTCTTTCGCCCGAGCGCGAGCCGCAGATCTACAACGCCCTGCGATTCGGTGCCGTGCTCGAAAACGTCGTGATCGACCCCGCCACGCGCGCCGTCGATTTCGACAGCGACCGGTACACCGAAAACACCCGCGCCGCCTACCCCATCGACTTCATCGACAACGCCATCCCCGAAGGCCGCGCCGACGCACACCCGCGCGCGATCGTCTTCCTCACCTGCGATGCGTTCGGTGTCATGCCGCCGATCAGCCGCCTCTCGCCCGAACAGGCGATGTATCACTTCCTGTCGGGTTACACGGCCAAGCTGGCCGGCACCGAGGCGGGCGTCGGTTCGGAACCGCAGGCGGCGTTCTCCACCTGCTTTGGCGCCCCGTTCATGACCCGCAACCCGATGGTGTACGCCAACCTGCTGGCCGACCGGATGAAGAAGCACGATGCCCAGTGTTTTCTCATTAACACGGGCTGGGGCGGCGGGCCGTTCGGCGTCGGCAAGCGGATCGACCTCGCGTCAACGCGGGCGATGGTCCACGCGGCCCTCGGCGGAAAATTGAAAGAAGTCGAAACCGTGACCGATCCGGTCTTCGGCCTGCACATCCCCACGCGCGTGCCCGAGGTCGAGGCCGACATCCTCCTGCCGCGCAAGACATGGAAAGACGCCGCCGCCTACGACGCGAAAGCGAAACACCTCGCGGGATTGTTCAAAGAGAACTTCACGAAATTCACCGCCGCCACAGCCGAAGTCAAAGCCGCAGGCCCGCGGGGGTGACACGGAAATGCCAAAGCCCCGGTCAAGCTTGACCGGGGCTTTTTTGCGCGCCGTCATATTTCGCTTGCTTGAGCGATTGCTTACATTGCATCTGTTTCACTCGATGCAACCCCCGCTGCCACCACCCACGCTCCCATCGGGTGCATCGCCCCGCACGTCGGGCAGGTTGTCCGCACGTGCAGCACGCCGCAATGCGGGCACCAGCCGCGCTGATGGAACGTGTCGAACAATCCGCCGCAATCGCACCGCCAGAACGCGCCGGCCGGTGGATGCTGCCGGCAGCCGGGGCAGGCGAACGCCGCATGGCGCGGAGAAGTCGCCAGCGCCTTCAGGGCCTGCGCATAGCGCAGCCCCTGCATCGAGCGCGACGCGCCCATGAACGCCAGCAGGATCAACCACACGTTCCCAAAGTACAGCGCCGCACCGATGATCGCCGCAGCACCGACGAGGCCGAGGCTGGACGCGATCGCGAGGCTGCGATACTCCCCCACGAAGAACCACAACACCGCCTGAAGAATCTGCCCGCCGTCGAGCGGGTAGATCGGCATCAGGTTGAATACGAGCAGCACGATGTTCATGAACACGACGCTGTCCAGCCACCGCTCGGCGTCGCCGCCTGTGGCGGTCAACCAACCCGGCATCGTGTACAGCGCCGCCACCGAAATCGGAAGCAGGAACACATTCACCAGCGGCCCCGCGACGATGCTCCACAGAATCGCCCCCGGCCGCCGCGGCGGCGTTACATACGCGACGCCGCCAAACGGCCACAGCAGAATCCGCTCGGCCCGGCCGCCGACCGACCGGCAGGCCAGCGAATGGCCGAACTCATGCATCAGCACGATCGCGAAAAGCGAAAGGTACTCAATAACGCCCCAGATCGGCGACTGATATTGACTGATGGGCCGCTGGACGAGAATGACGGCGATGAGCAGCCACGTCCAATGGAGAAAAACGTCTATTCCAGCGAAACGAAAGAGCCGAATCGCCCCCGGAAACCCGCCCCGCGCCGATGAAGAAGATGACATGACCGCATGATAGCGGGGTTCCGACGCGGCGGCTTATTTCTGATCGGCTTAGTCTTCGCCCCGCCCGCCCGACGCAATCGCCGGCAGCGCGTCGCGCCCGAGGACGGTATACGTCCCGCGCTGATTCGCCGCCCACGAGGCCAGCCAGTGACCGTCGCCCGACTCGGTCGTCGTCACGAGGTGCACCGCCACATTCTTGCCCGCGATCGACTCGGCGAACGCCGTCAGGGCCGCGCGATTCACCGCGCCGCCGACAAACAGCCACACCGAACCCGGCTCGACCGCCATCGCCGCGTTGAGCGCGTCGGTCAGCCGCGCCGCCTTGACCGGGCGCACCGCACGCACCATGTCGTACGCGCGAATCTTCTGCCCGCTTGTCGCGCTGGTCGCCGCGCCGTCGGCCGGCCAGCGGTCCACCCCTTCGTCCGTCGCGGCGAACACCGCGAACTGCTGATCGCCCCCCAGCCGGTGAATCTGCTCGGACAGCTGATCCAGTAGCGTCACATACTCGGCACTCGTCCCGGTTCGCGGCGACAGCACAAACGCCACGCGCTCCCCGCGAAAGGCCATCGGCACCACCAGCGCGTCGCTGCTCGATCGCGCCGGAACGGTGAAATCCGCCCCGCCGAAATGGGCCGTTCCCCGCGCCGCCTCCACCCGCACCAGTTTGCCCGCCTGCGACGCCTCAAACTTCACCAGCGCCGGCGACGGCCCGACTTCCTTCCCGTCCACCTTCACCACACCGCCCGGCGGCTGCGTCTCGACCCGCACTTCGATCATCGCCGGCTTCAGCGAAAAGCGCGATGCCACCTGCCGCGTCGGCCCCATCGCCGCCAGCGAAACCTTCCGTTCCTGCGGTTCGAAACCGTCCAGTGTCGCTGACACCGTCACCGCGTCGTCTGTCTTCGTGACGGGAATCGACAACGGCGCGACGCCTGCGATCTTGCCGCCCACGCGAATCGTCGCCCCGGGCGGATCGCTCTCCACCAGCAGCGTCGGCGAGGCCGGCTGCAATTCCAAATTCAGATCGAGCCGGCCGCCGGCCTCCGGCGCGGCGATCTCGCGCACCAGGTCGGCATAGCCCGCGCGCTTCACCAGCAGCGTTGCTTTCTCATCCGGCAGGCTCGTGAGCGTCACAGGCGTGACACCTCGCAGCGTGCCGTTGATCCAGACCTCGGCCTTCGGCGGCTCGGTTCGAATCGCCAGTTCAAACGGCATCGGCACCAGCTCAATCGTCGCGTCGTCGATCCCGCTCAACACCGACACCGGCCGCCGAATCGGATAGAACCCGTCGGCCGACACCTCCAGCCACTTCTCCGCTGCTTCGCGCCCGCCAACGGCCACGCGAAATCGCCCCTGGTCGTCGAGCGGCTCCAGCGCCTGGCCGTCCACCATGACAGTCGCCGTCGACGGCTTCACCGAAAGCGTCAGCGCCAGGTCTCGCGCCGGCTCGACCAGCACCGCCGTGCCCGCCTGCCGGCTGTTCGCCAGCCAATACGTAATAAATACGCCTGTAAGAATCAAACCGGTGCCGACGCCGATGGCCAGGTCGCGCCGCCGCCGTGACGGGCGCGCACCGACTCCACGACCCGGCTCCGACGACTCGACAAATGTCACACCGCCGCGCCGCCGGGGAGCGGCTGCATCAATCGTGCCCGAAAGCAAGTCCTCCGCCGCGCGCTCACGCCGCGGAGCCGCGCCCCCGACTTGCGACGCTGCCGGCTTGTTCGGTTGCGCCGCCGAGGCACCGCGGAATCCGCTCGCAGACGAATACAATCGTTGCGCGCCCTGCTTGGGCGTCGGTGGAGCGGTCGGCCCCTTGTACGCCGCCGCCTCGACGCGACGGCATCCCGCGCACACGCCCTCGATGATCGAGATCGCGTCATCTGTCTCCAGGTCCCGGCCGCATCGTTCGCAAGTCAGTGGATTGACCATGGCTTATTCGTTCATGCCCTTCCGCTCAAAAGCGGCGCGCGGATTCGCTCCGCACTGCCGACGGCGTCTCCGAATTGAATCGGCCAATCGCGTCCCATAACTACAGCACGGCCCATACATTACGACTTATGGGACCACTCCGCAATCGCCTAATGAGATTTCCGGCCGACTTGTTGCCGCTGGATGACGGCCCGCAGCCCGAATCGCGCGATTAGAATGCACGTCGCCGGGAGTCGTTCGCAACCGCCGAGATGACTTGAATCGCCGACCACGCACCCATGAACCCGACCGTTCAAATCTCATATCGCGACGGCAGGCGCCAGGCCATTCCCCTCGCCGGGACGGAGGCCATCATCGGGCGCGACGCCTCCTGCGATGTCACACTGGATGATTCCATCACGTCCCGCCGGCACGCCCGGCTTTATCGCGACCCGGCCGGGGCCTACTGGATTCAGGACCTCCGCAGCAAGAACGGCACCATCGTCAATCAGCGCGCCATCACCACACCGGTCCGATTGCACGAGGGCGATCAAATCGAGATCGGTGACTGCACACTGTGCCTCGCGCCGTTGTCGCGCGCGGCGGCCGGCCCGGTGCTCGTGAACGACCCCAACCTCGAAACCACGCTGGGGGCCGCGAGCACCTGGGGCGCGCAGCAGCAACTTGAACTCTCGCAGAAGCGCCTGCAAACGCTTTACGACCTCAACACGCGCCTGACCGGGCGCTTCGACCGGAACGATCTGCTGGGCGAGGTACTCGATATCTGTATCGAGGCGTTTCGATTTGAGCGGGCCGGAGTCGCAGTTTGGCGCGGAGCGCCGCATCCGCCGGAATGGATCGTCATGCGCGACGCGCGAGGCGGCCCGCCCGGAGAGTTCCGCATCAGCCGCTCACTCGTGGACGACGCCCTGCACAATGCCCGACGCGGCATTCGTGACGCGGCCGATGCCGCCGTCGATCCCACCGCCAGCATGGTCTCCAACAACATCCGCTCGGCCATGTGCGTGCCGATGGAATATCACCAGACCGTTCACGGCGTTCTCTACGGCGACCGTGTCACGTCGACCGGTGGTTACACGCGCGAGGACATCGACTACTTCGCCGCGCTGGGCCGGCTCGGGGCCATGGGCCTTGCCAATGCCCAACTGGTCGAGGAGATGAAAGCTCGCCAGCAGGTCGAGCTGCAACTCCAGTGGGCGAGGCAGATTCAGACAAATCTCTTTCCTGCGGAGCCGCTCGCCAGGGACGCCCTGACCATCGATGCCCTCAACGATCCCGGGCAGAAAGTCTCCGGCGATTATTACGACTACTTCCCGCGGCCTGACGGCCTCATCGCTGTCGTTGTCGCCGATGTCTGCGGCAAGGGCGCCCCCGCCGCCCTGCTCATGGCCAACTTTCAGGCGGCCGTCCACGTGACGCTTGCCCAGGAGTCCGATCTGCTTCGAGCCGCCGAGCTGCTCAACCGGCTCGTCTGCCGAAACGTGAAGGACTCGCGCTTCATCACCGGCATCGTCGGCCTGCTGAACCCGGCCCAGCGCACGTTCACCTACGTCAACGCAGGGCACCCGCCGCCCGTCGTGTGGCATGGCAGCGGTTCGGCCGCGCCACACAAGGAGGCCGACTCGGCGCTGCCCTTCGGCATTGAGCCGGATTTCCCCTACGCGCTCAACGTTGTGCAGGTCGGCCGCCCCGGTTCGCTTTTTATGTATACAGATGGCGCGCCGGACGCCGAAGACCCGCGCGGCGACAAGTTCGGAGATGACCGCCTACTCGAAACCATCGC includes these proteins:
- the rsmE gene encoding Ribosomal RNA small subunit methyltransferase E encodes the protein MRRRAFKADDLSGDRLTLRGDEAHHALHVLRLSVGDEITLFDGRGLRATARITGVSGESLVAEVLHREAESSTRVLIIATAIPKGERADWLVEKCAELGVAQVVPLLCDRGQVSPGAGKLARWRRKADEAAKQSGQSRSMTIREPMALLAALEAFASGGPAWFGSPGATRTLAQAIDECAAGDAASRSASIWVGPEGGFSPDEVALLKRSGALAVSLGGTILRVETAAVAAAAVWGVMNCE
- the iga gene encoding Immunoglobulin A1 protease autotransporter precursor yields the protein MPEPNPTPPPDDLPILVGPADVDQLLETAEALADEIAAAVGLAGSRSQKTETIAPPAPAPVSTTPVEGHTIIEEAPQAPVERERAEKIPDPAPIEPIAPAEAIAAQPVTPLPEVDSPPPSPADVPQPVESPIAADSPPQAIAESIEPQPEQVAVEPPTPAVQPEAAPPVPSAEDVVAGDAPPKASIIRRILQRFMRGVRAVALAPILALAALAWLIDRPFAKTSARAKNYVGAIALATAITAALSFILPDLLKDDPFAGESASSESAPP
- the nadD gene encoding Nicotinate-nucleotide adenylyltransferase, which codes for MAGVGLLGGSFDPIHFGHLISARSCAEQLGLERVVLIPSAVPPHKRGAPMTDGAHRLEMARRAVDGDELFEVCDVEFHRSGPSYTIDTIAEIQRLGTHGARELCWLIGADTLPELHTWHRAAELVQQARIVTVVRPGWSPPPKAELAKWAGEESAVKLLRDCVITPAIGISATEIRDRVRTGKSIRNLVPEPVRSYIDATGLYR
- the pckA gene encoding Phosphoenolpyruvate carboxykinase [ATP], yielding MNPGKHGIDQHGLAPTRAVNWNLSVPELVERALVRGEGQLNDTGALCCLTGKRTGRSPNDKFIVQDDHTAKTVDWGKVNRPITPEVFEKLLKKTIAHLNDQELFVTDAWAGADEQYGMPIRLVGTKAWHSLFARQLFRRSTQKQMESAKPEYVILSAPDLHADPGKDGTNSEAFICADFTRRIILVAGTHYAGENKKSIFTVLNHTLPDRGVFPMHCSANVGPNGDVALFFGLSGTGKTTLSADPQRRLIGDDEHGWSDRGVFNFEGGCYAKCIRLSPEREPQIYNALRFGAVLENVVIDPATRAVDFDSDRYTENTRAAYPIDFIDNAIPEGRADAHPRAIVFLTCDAFGVMPPISRLSPEQAMYHFLSGYTAKLAGTEAGVGSEPQAAFSTCFGAPFMTRNPMVYANLLADRMKKHDAQCFLINTGWGGGPFGVGKRIDLASTRAMVHAALGGKLKEVETVTDPVFGLHIPTRVPEVEADILLPRKTWKDAAAYDAKAKHLAGLFKENFTKFTAATAEVKAAGPRG
- the spoIVFB gene encoding Stage IV sporulation protein FB; amino-acid sequence: MSSSSSARGGFPGAIRLFRFAGIDVFLHWTWLLIAVILVQRPISQYQSPIWGVIEYLSLFAIVLMHEFGHSLACRSVGGRAERILLWPFGGVAYVTPPRRPGAILWSIVAGPLVNVFLLPISVAALYTMPGWLTATGGDAERWLDSVVFMNIVLLVFNLMPIYPLDGGQILQAVLWFFVGEYRSLAIASSLGLVGAAAIIGAALYFGNVWLILLAFMGASRSMQGLRYAQALKALATSPRHAAFACPGCRQHPPAGAFWRCDCGGLFDTFHQRGWCPHCGVLHVRTTCPTCGAMHPMGAWVVAAGVASSETDAM
- a CDS encoding PEGA domain protein; protein product: MVNPLTCERCGRDLETDDAISIIEGVCAGCRRVEAAAYKGPTAPPTPKQGAQRLYSSASGFRGASAAQPNKPAASQVGGAAPRRERAAEDLLSGTIDAAAPRRRGGVTFVESSEPGRGVGARPSRRRRDLAIGVGTGLILTGVFITYWLANSRQAGTAVLVEPARDLALTLSVKPSTATVMVDGQALEPLDDQGRFRVAVGGREAAEKWLEVSADGFYPIRRPVSVLSGIDDATIELVPMPFELAIRTEPPKAEVWINGTLRGVTPVTLTSLPDEKATLLVKRAGYADLVREIAAPEAGGRLDLNLELQPASPTLLVESDPPGATIRVGGKIAGVAPLSIPVTKTDDAVTVSATLDGFEPQERKVSLAAMGPTRQVASRFSLKPAMIEVRVETQPPGGVVKVDGKEVGPSPALVKFEASQAGKLVRVEAARGTAHFGGADFTVPARSSSDALVVPMAFRGERVAFVLSPRTGTSAEYVTLLDQLSEQIHRLGGDQQFAVFAATDEGVDRWPADGAATSATSGQKIRAYDMVRAVRPVKAARLTDALNAAMAVEPGSVWLFVGGAVNRAALTAFAESIAGKNVAVHLVTTTESGDGHWLASWAANQRGTYTVLGRDALPAIASGGRGED
- the rsbU_7 gene encoding Phosphoserine phosphatase RsbU, which produces MNPTVQISYRDGRRQAIPLAGTEAIIGRDASCDVTLDDSITSRRHARLYRDPAGAYWIQDLRSKNGTIVNQRAITTPVRLHEGDQIEIGDCTLCLAPLSRAAAGPVLVNDPNLETTLGAASTWGAQQQLELSQKRLQTLYDLNTRLTGRFDRNDLLGEVLDICIEAFRFERAGVAVWRGAPHPPEWIVMRDARGGPPGEFRISRSLVDDALHNARRGIRDAADAAVDPTASMVSNNIRSAMCVPMEYHQTVHGVLYGDRVTSTGGYTREDIDYFAALGRLGAMGLANAQLVEEMKARQQVELQLQWARQIQTNLFPAEPLARDALTIDALNDPGQKVSGDYYDYFPRPDGLIAVVVADVCGKGAPAALLMANFQAAVHVTLAQESDLLRAAELLNRLVCRNVKDSRFITGIVGLLNPAQRTFTYVNAGHPPPVVWHGSGSAAPHKEADSALPFGIEPDFPYALNVVQVGRPGSLFMYTDGAPDAEDPRGDKFGDDRLLETIAAAASLPPGEMLARTRRAISQFTRNHPLVDDITLLAARLE